The nucleotide window CATATTTAGATCTTCTTCCAGTATTTTTCGTAATATTCCCAATACCGCACCTTATTATCCTTCAGTTCGTACGCCAACCGATGACGAACGACTCACGTCTCTCCCGACGCGCCCTCCTTCGTGGACTCAGTGTCACAGGAATTGGTTCCCTGGCTGGCTGTTCCTCCAGTTCCGTCCCGTCGTTCGACGAGCAAAAGACAGTCGCCCCACGGACGACGGTGTCGGGCAACCCGGACGTGCAAACCACACTGACTACCTCCCCTGGTACAGTGTCGCCCGCCTCTTCGTCGGCACAGAATTGGCTGTACAACGGGTCATTCCCTGGCAACGAACTCCGCGCCAAAGAAGGCGACATCGTTCACGTCGACTTGCAGAACCAGCTTCCTTCGGAAACGACGATACACTGGCACGGGCTTCCTGTTCCCAACCAAATGGACGGCGTACCGAACGTGACCCAACAGCCCATCCAGCCCGACGAGACGTTCACGTACAAATTCCGGGCTGAACCGGCGGGAACGTACTTCTTCCACAGCCATGCTGGTCTCCAACTTGATCGCGGACTGTACGCCCCGCTCGTAATCGAAGAAAAATCACCACACGTCAAGTACGACCGCGAATACACTCTCCTCTTCGACGACTATCTGGCCCGCTCACCCGAACCGCTCGGGGAGTCGTCGAGCGGTGGTGGCGGAATGGACGGCGGTATGGGTGGCATGGGTGGTATGGGCGGCGGTGGAATGATGGGTGACCAACGCCCCCCGTACGCCGGCTTACTCGTAAACGGACGTCTTCCAGCAGACCCTGCATCCTTCGATGTGACGGAAGGAGAACGAGTTCGCTTACGGTTCGTCAACGCAAGCAGTGCAACGGCGTTTCGTGTCGGGATTGCCGGACATAAACTACGGATATCGCACGCCGACGGGCAACCCATTGACACCGTCCCAGTGGATTCGTTCGTTTTTGGGGCTGGCGAACGCTACGATGCCGTCATCGAAGCGACGAATCCCGGTGCATGGGAACTACGAGGGGAAGCAGTCGATGGCGACGAACAGCCGGCTCGTGCAGTCCTTCGGTATGGTAATACGTCGGAGTCACCAACCGGTCTCAACTCGTGGGGACAGACACTCCAGTATGGGGATCTGCGAGCAAAGCAAATTCCGAAGCAACTCCGCGGAACTCCCGACCGAACCTTCGACCTGACACTCTCGCCCGAGATGGGCGGCTCGTATGGCTGGCTCATCGACGGACAGGCGTATCCCGACGCCGATCCGTTACAGA belongs to Haladaptatus cibarius D43 and includes:
- a CDS encoding multicopper oxidase family protein produces the protein MTNDSRLSRRALLRGLSVTGIGSLAGCSSSSVPSFDEQKTVAPRTTVSGNPDVQTTLTTSPGTVSPASSSAQNWLYNGSFPGNELRAKEGDIVHVDLQNQLPSETTIHWHGLPVPNQMDGVPNVTQQPIQPDETFTYKFRAEPAGTYFFHSHAGLQLDRGLYAPLVIEEKSPHVKYDREYTLLFDDYLARSPEPLGESSSGGGGMDGGMGGMGGMGGGGMMGDQRPPYAGLLVNGRLPADPASFDVTEGERVRLRFVNASSATAFRVGIAGHKLRISHADGQPIDTVPVDSFVFGAGERYDAVIEATNPGAWELRGEAVDGDEQPARAVLRYGNTSESPTGLNSWGQTLQYGDLRAKQIPKQLRGTPDRTFDLTLSPEMGGSYGWLIDGQAYPDADPLQIREGEHVRVKMTNRSPVLHPMHLHGHFFRVGDAMKDTVIVPGHMGSVTFDFLADNPGNWFFHCHNLYHLEAGMARVIKYVRG